The proteins below come from a single Serinus canaria isolate serCan28SL12 chromosome 6, serCan2020, whole genome shotgun sequence genomic window:
- the CCDC172 gene encoding coiled-coil domain-containing protein 172, which produces MNLNALFQHIQFTEKQAREKRSFIQQAKCDINRSYEKINQIKEELSAAKINLETKVQHLSVKQFNVEILKKHEDSLEKQKAELINQRTSLLKIMADAKRKIAEEEDNFTREITEFNNEYGLTSNRDLLIKKKVKTEINDLENEAALLKNEMESMEHKNVQLNALQLQKNELKQDLFTLQSELKDLEKVIREAERMTKDLEAEKVQVTEKPQTDPECLRLKKELEKCKDDNWESVCETLQTEIEILQMNLSQKKSSEK; this is translated from the exons ATGAACCTGAACGCTTTGTTCCAGCACATCCAGTTCACTGAGAAGCAGGCAAGGGAGAAGAGGAGCTTCATCCAGCAAG CTAAATGTGACATAAATAGAAGTTATGAAAAAATTAACCAAATAAAAGAAGAGCTGAGCGCTGCAAAAATTAACCTAGAAACCAAG gTTCAGCATCTGTCTGTAAAGCAGTTCAATGTAGAAATTCTGAAGAAACATGAAGACAgcttagaaaaacaaaaagctgaacTTATTAATCAAAGAACCAGTCTTCTTAAAATCATG gcagatgcaaagagaaaaattgctGAAGAGGAAGATAATTTTACTAGAGAAATAACAGAGTTTAACAATGAATATGGACTAACAAGTAATAGGGATCTtctcattaaaaagaaagtcAAGACTGAAATAAATGATTTAGAGAATGAGGCAGCTCTGTTGAAAAATG aaatgGAGTCAATGGAACATAAAAATGTTCAGTTAAATGCACTCCAGCTGCAGAAGAATGAATTAAAGCAGGATTTATTTACTCTCCAAAGTGAGCTCAAAG ACCTTGAGAAAGTAATCAGGGAAGCAGAAAGAATGACAAAAGATTTAGAAGCAGAAAAAGTCCAAGTCACTGAAAAACCTCAGACTGATCCTGAATGTTTAAG ACTTAAGAAAGAGttggaaaaatgcaaagatgATAATTGGGAAAGCGTCTGTGAGACTCTTCAAACAGAAATTGAAATTCTGCAAATG aatttATCACAAAAGAAGTCTTCAGAGAAATGA